The proteins below are encoded in one region of Rhododendron vialii isolate Sample 1 chromosome 7a, ASM3025357v1:
- the LOC131334119 gene encoding uncharacterized protein LOC131334119: MKFSHKDSDKVPIMVPGSNTRPAMPKFMAYLILFVSATYVVYTLKLLSSPPHNCDDNQPLFRNSRLSLPQQPNTTSLDPQPPPPRTTLLRQTTPPGRSRQLGLEHIVFGIAGSAKLWDQRKSYIKLWWRPKEMRGVVWVDSRVKTRPEEDLPAVNVSEDTTRFAYSNRQGHRSAIRISRIVSETFRTVAGRRSSSGEEEIRWFVMGDDDTVFVTDNLVRVLSKYDYREYYYVGGLSESHMQNIYFSYSMAFGGGGFAISYPLAKAVERMQDKCIQRYPGLFASDDRMQACMAELGVPLTRELGFHQYDVYGNLFGLLAAHPVAPLVSLHHLDVVEPIFPNVTQVEALQRLQIPMKLDSAGLIQQSICYDSEKKWTVSVSWGFAVQVIRGVLSPREIEMPSRTFLNWYKRADYMAYAFNTRPVARNPCQKPFVFYMSKARLDSSTNQTVSIYDRHRVPHPSCRWKMPDPADLDRVVVYKKPDPHLWDRSPRRNCCRILNSKRRSMVVDVGVCREGEISEVRT, translated from the exons ATGAAATTTTCCCATAAAGATTCGGATAAGGTACCCATTATGGTTCCGGGCTCGAACACCCGGCCCGCGATGCCCAAATTCATGGCCTACCTCATCCTCTTCGTCTCCGCCACCTACGTCGTCTACACCCTCAAGCTCCTCTCCTCCCCTCCCCACAACTGCGACGACAACCAGCCATTGTTCAGAAACAGCCGCCTCTCCCTGCCCCAGCAGCCCAACACGACGTCGCTCGATCCCCAGCCTCCCCCGCCCCGAACCACGCTCCTCCGCCAAACGACGCCGCCTGGCCGGAGCCGTCAGCTGGGGCTCGAGCACATCGTCTTCGGCATTGCCGGCTCGGCCAAGCTGTGGGACCAGCGCAAGAGCTACATCAAGCTCTGGTGGAGGCCCAAAGAAATGCGGGGCGTGGTCTGGGTCGACAGCCGGGTCAAGACCCGGCCCGAAGAGGACCTGCCCGCCGTCAACGTCTCCGAGGACACCACCCGGTTCGCTTATTCGAACCGGCAGGGCCACCGGTCCGCCATCCGGATCTCGAGGATCGTATCGGAGACTTTCCGGACCGTAGCGGGGAGGAGATCCTCTTCTGGGGAGGAGGAGATAAGGTGGTTTGTGATGGGGGACGACGACACCGTCTTCGTGACGGACAacttggttagggttttgtcCAAGTACGATTACCGGGAGTATTACTACGTTGGGGGGTTGTCGGAGAGCCATATGCAGAATATCTATTTCTCTTACAGTATGGCGTTCGGCGGAGGTGGGTTTGCGATTAGTTATCCGCTGGCGAAGGCGGTGGAGAGGATGCAGGACAAGTGTATACAGAGGTATCCTGGGTTGTTTGCCTCCGATGATCGGATGCAGGCGTGCATGGCCGAACTCGGCGTCCCGCTCACTAGAGAACTCGGTTTCCACCAG TATGATGTGTACGGGAATCTATTTGGACTCCTCGCGGCACACCCAGTAGCACCATTGGTGTCGTTGCACCACCTTGATGTGGTGGAACCCATTTTCCCTAACGTGACTCAAGTAGAAGCCCTGCAGCGGCTGCAAATTCCAATGAAGCTCGACTCAGCAGGTCTCATACAACAATCTATTTGCTACGACAGTGAGAAGAAGTGGACAGTGTCTGTATCTTGGGGTTTTGCAGTTCAAGTTATTCGTGGGGTTTTATCGCCACGGGAGATAGAAATGCCATCGAGGACGTTCTTGAATTGGTATAAGAGAGCGGATTACATGGCCTACGCGTTCAACACGCGACCGGTGGCCAGGAATCCTTGTCAGAAGCCCTTTGTGTTCTACATGTCAAAAGCTAGGTTAGATTCTTCCACAAACCAAACAGTGAGCATTTATGATAGGCATCGAGTTCCTCATCCTTCGTGTAGATGGAAGATGCCAGATCCTGCTGACCTTGACAGAGTGGTGGTATACAAAAAACCTGATCCTCATCTATGGGATAGG TCTCCACGTAGAAACTGTTGCAGGATCTTGAACTCGAAGCGAAGAAGCATGGTGGTGGATGTGGGTGTGTGTAGGGAAGGTGAGATCAGTGAAGTACGGACATAA